AGCCTTATCACCCCAAACATTTGGGGGTCTTGATGCCCAGTCAAGTGCATTCTTTAGAGGTGCTGCATTAGAGGGGGTCAAATTGGTCAGCAAATAACAGAAACTACAAGTCAACAAGTTTTCTAGTCCatggaaaatggaaacaaGCATGCGAAGaaactcttttatttatttatttatttttttgttgttgtacaACACGATAAGAATTGAGTTTGtgccaaagaaaaataaaaaccatgatGGTGTTACTTTAGCTAAAGCTATGGGGAATAAACCATGATTTGGAGAACCCAAAGCAATGTGGTGAAACTTAATAAACCAATGGCGAACCAACCGATTTAATTTGGTGcgccaattatttatttattgtattttgcGCCAATCCAATCTCAACCGAATACTCCGATAAAGAATTAGTTGATAATGTCCACCTCCTATGTGCTCAACTCATAATCATTTAAAATCACTTTCAAGCATACGAAAGATGATTCTTTCTAAAAGTGATTCTGACCGGTCGCATATACATAGCCTTTTTAGAAAGCAGTCATTGCTCTAATCCTTTACTAATGAGAGCAAAAACTCTAGAAATTAAcgttaaaagaaaattttggattttgatatTATCTAGAAATAGACGTAAAGTGACCAGATGCAATAGAAAACAATGAAACTTGAACCTCAAGTTGAAAATataattgtaaaataaaaaaggaaattcagAAAAATACCTGAGACAGAGTAATTGTATTCAGGGGAGGCAAAGAGAATGCTATCAGCTGCTAGAATCTTCTGACGAAATGCTTCAACGACCGGTGGAAAGCTCCCCTCGCCCTCCAGATCTGTGTTCAGCAGTGGCAGCTCTGCGATCTCCACGTGCTCTATTTCCACGCCGGGGATTGACGACTTGCTTATCTCAATCGCTACAATCGGCACCACATCACAACCCAAACtcacattgaaaaattaacaAGCAAAAACAGATGCCAGATCAGATGCAACTAACCAGAACGAATGAGACCGCGGTTATATGAACCTTCACGCAGGGACCCACAAATAGCCGCTACTTTAATCAATGGTTTTGCTTCCGCTCCAACTGCCGCCGCCATGTTCTGTTAGTTTTCCgttgttaagtttttttttttttttttttttggggcaaaATGGAAAATCAGAAGCTCTGTCTCTCAACAAGAGCAGGCCGAGTGGAAATGATAGATATAGCGTTGGAAATGGGCGTAGTTTGAGTACGATGAGGAAACGAAGTTACGACAAATTGTGGGGTCGAGATCTGGCGGTGGCGAATTGATCTTGGAGAATCAACGGTctaagttggtgatgtgtgcCTGTGGTGGTCGTCATATTGACTTCTTACGTCAGCAGTGAGGTGGTGAGATGGATGTGGTACGTGTGCAATGAGGTAGGAGGGGAAAAaacatttttgaatttttgaatttgttgcGCCCAATGCCTTGGAACCCGTCTGTGTTCATTCACCGTGAACAAATACGTCCTTCTCGCATATATgtactctgttttttttttaatgcaggctttttattttttttattttaatacaagcaTATTTTAATCTAAACGTTGGAAGGAGGATTCGAACTCAGACACAAAGTGAGGAGTATATTCGCTCTGTTTATACCTGAATTTTTTCCCCTTGGACCTACAAAAAAACGACATGACAATAACCTAGTGAAGTCTAGTGTTGGGCCCAAAAGGATGAAATgtccaaattcaaaacaaaactgaaGGATCGAGATCAAAAGCCCACGGTTGTGACACAAAGGGCTTAGCCCAATGTTCAAAGCGAGGTCCAAATTGCCAAGACTAAAATTATCTCCATGATCCAAAAACTTATGGGCCTTGATCTCGACCCAAGAATCACGATAATGACTAAAACCCTCGGCCAAACCATATTTCACGATGAAGCTCGCCCAAAGTCAAAGCTTGGAGATTTGTTCCTTGGCCGAGTAAAATTGCAAGTACCTAGTTAGAAAAAGGTATCACATTACTCACCAGGTCTGGGAGTTTTCGATTAGATACGAACCACAGTGTACTCCGGAGTGCCTATAATTGGTTTACAAGCATTGTATTGTATCAATCCAATGCATGGTAAACTAGGTGCAAAGGCTCATAAGGCATAATAAAACTTTGCTAAAAAATCAGCTTACATCTCCATTTCCATAGATACCATAGATAAATCGAAAAGACTGAGTACCAAGGCAGGCCATGATAtacaatcttttttttattgaagatTCAGAAGAAGACAGTCATCAAATTCCATAAAGGGGATGACAAGGAGTATGTCAGTATGAAATTGTATTGACATTTCCTTGAACTTAGTATAGGTTTGGAAGTGTCATTTAGCTTCAGAATTGTGACTTAACACGTATGAGACATTTGATCTTAAGGGTAAGACATGTCATTTTTCATGCACTCATGATAAGAACATTTTTCTGGAGTCAGaaatgattttatttctttgatcttcctttattttaatcaattagaATCCATTTAAGAGTGCATTAGGCATATTTTGCAATATCTTTTTacttattctttctttctctcatcCATGATTTGTTACTTATCTTTTAAGTAATTTACTTGGAAATTAAGTTTTAATCAGATCACATTATCAAAGGTGTTGAGATATTCTTGGTAGTTGACCTAAGAATATTAGGACTTCTTTAATGGTGGGATTATCATAAATTCcctttgttgggtttttattttcctattgATTGGACTATACGCTCCTTAACTTTAGAATAGGACAAAAATCTTTGGTGATTGAATTTATTTGTCCCTCATATTTTTTAAcgtggttttattttttcggtGGAGCAAAAAGCATATAAAAGAAGACTGTTGTCTTCTTCATCTTGTACAGGGTTTTAACAATAATTTTGTGTGCTTAAACGTtcaagtgttccatgtttacttggtgatttatcaaacactttatcattcatattgcatacATTTGCAAAGTTCAGTAACTCATATGGTTGAGGGCACCAAGACCGTGGTGGCGGTTTTTCTCCGGTGAGTTTGAATCGATCCCGACCTATATCGGGTTCCACATAAGGAGAGTTGGAAGGTCATTCCGTGatagaagttgagttacgaagaagtcggtaaacattatctagaatgtgaataggataagtgtgtgagtactttttgtaatcatcgttctatagtggatttgttttggactgaggagtcccgagaggtggggttttaccatGTAAATTACCTCTCTTTgtgttcctttattttatgttctGCATGTTTCAAGATTGATAAGTCATATCAATCCTACCACcgaagtttatttttatttattgattataattttaaattggcATATTCACCCCTCTCTAGGCACTATTAGTCATCCTACAAGTAATTTCAGAGCAGGACCGCAACCACCAATCCTATTCCAAAGGGAGTGGGTAACTTGACAATACTTTGTGCATGCATGCATTGTCATAGCCtctttttattaattgatgtgatattggagaaaaacttagttgCAACGGGGATAACACTACTTTGCTATCCCCGACCAAAAATGTTATGCCACGTAGAAGTGTTATCACATGTGTTGTAGTATTATTAGTCAAGGAtaacaaaatagtgttatcccCTTTTCATAGAAGTCTTTCTCGTGATATTATTATCTGCAGATCGATATTTCCACTAGAATCCAATAAGTTGTAAATAGGCCTCTCCAAACATACGAGAACATTAAGAAATTTGGTATTATTATCTGGTTATGCCATCAAGAACAAGGCTGAATGATGATACCTATGAAAAATAGTTGGTAGTTAATATGAGAGGTTCCTATCAACTTCAAAGATTTGAATGGAAAATCAAGAGgaaggcatatatatatatatatattctttttcttcttctttttttggcacATTTGGCTTTTTTGTGGTGTTGAGGATATGAGAACAAATATTTCGGCTTCAAATCACAAAGCACTACGTGGACAGGAAGAATATCTCTTAAGTCAATTAATTGAGCTAATTTATTTGACAAATTAATTGATACTAAAAATaaggatattatctttatttaaaaagataatatcaccAATTAtgatattatcctaatttggagatatcatcatcaaatcAGGAGATCGGATcccaatcaaatccctaatggACTCAATATCTATAATTTGGGGATATAATAAATTCCTTCCATATAGAAATTATTCTTTGAAAAACCCTAGATACCTAGAGcactataaatacatggcttCATTCAACACACAAGATAATCTGAAACTTAATTTGAAACCTAGCTCTAAAATACCCGAAATTCTCCACTCTCACTGTCCTAGCTGACGGCTCTACCGTTGCCTTTGGCCACTCCTCCATCTCTCCGTATTTTCATACACAGCTCCGACAACCACACATGGTTACGACCACCTGATTCTCACCCTAGAGAAAACAACGTACCCTTTTTTAGCTATTATTTCACCCAGATTcaatcgaactaacttaggcactAAAGGGTCTTTGGCCAACCCCCcaggtgtggtctatttactatGGTCTTTTTTCgtaggaatcgaggaagagagagaatgaagttCTAGAGACGAGGGATCTTCAAGTGGATATTCTCCCATGAgaatatttgcacaaacatttgctgctttcattgagagcacgagttaTATTCAATGCGTGCTCTTGAATCAAAGgaatttctttccttcatttttcaCTCAACCAAAGCCTTCCGAACAATCATGGCCAGAAACAAGCACAAGAGGAGCAAGACTGACCCAATGACCTAATCCACGAAGGGCTCAGGCCACCACGATGTTGCGGCTCCTAGACAGTCCCATGTTGTAGTCGAAGCAGTGGCTCGCCCTCACGATGTTGCAGCTGCGACCTCGGCCCCTGCTGCTGTCGCAACTCCTCCTCTAGGTCCTGTGACCGAGATGATCAGCTTTGCACACATCGTCGCGCTATCTCATGACTTATGGAAGGAACACCACAACCACTAGGCTTTGTGGCTGAAGCCACCACGCCATTGAACGGCCC
Above is a window of Prunus persica cultivar Lovell chromosome G2, Prunus_persica_NCBIv2, whole genome shotgun sequence DNA encoding:
- the LOC18786155 gene encoding NADPH:quinone oxidoreductase; translated protein: MAAAVGAEAKPLIKVAAICGSLREGSYNRGLIRSAIEISKSSIPGVEIEHVEIAELPLLNTDLEGEGSFPPVVEAFRQKILAADSILFASPEYNYSVSAPLKNALDWASRPPNVWGDKAAAIVSASGGSGGSRSQYHLRQIGVFLDLHFINKPEFFLNAFGPPAKFDKNSNLIDAKTRENLKQVLLSLQAFTLRLQGR